The following proteins are co-located in the Besnoitia besnoiti strain Bb-Ger1 chromosome Unknown contig00007, whole genome shotgun sequence genome:
- a CDS encoding mannosyltransferase (pig-m) protein (encoded by transcript BESB_071600) has translation MEAKLSRMDLRERKPSADDAAASSAAPTPSPPAAAPWSPARLLGCLHGVYVHLAQLPSQQLRRYVYAYAVLLRLGLLVYGEWQDRHLRVKFTDIDYKVYTDAARYVAAGESPYKRHTYRYTPLVAFLCVSNVLLHSCCGKLLFAAADILLSLLTEKLLLLLFEARDKAARPGADDLGTAPSATAPPVNASSLLLSSLRDSTSSSPSSVPSSPSSTASSSRASSPLSPASPSSGSAASSPAKCSAFLLPAFCWTIFPLAATVSTRGNADVIPSLLSLLLLFFLRTCHLDAAAVCYGLAVHVKIFPVVYGIPVLLFLRGSPPGKPLSAADCVLRLPRLPRASAVLSPHSFAAFLVALFQVVRAAAFLFFLPLWLPLRLLPRLNATQWRFGLLSVGTFFGLGGIFYFLYGWPFLYEAYLYHVARVDIRHNFSLFFYLLYLSTSNPSRALGLITFVPQMATCLLVGCYYAQKGQIELALFLQTVIFVALNKVCTSQYFLWWLSLLPFAIASTDMTPRTCWHLLGRLALFQGTNFLWLYFGYAIEFKGQPSFFPPKAREDATLFLFL, from the exons ATGGAGGCGAAGTTGTCGCGCATGGACTTGCGGGAGAGGAAGCCgtccgcagacgacgccgccgcgtcctccgccgccccgacgccttcgcccccggcggcggccccgtggtcgccggcgcgtctcctgggTTGTCTGCAcggggtgtacgtacacctggCACAGCTGCCTtctcagcagctgcggcgataCGTCTACGCGTATgcggtgctgctgcggctgggGTTGCTGGTGTATGGCGAGTGGCAGGATCGTCACTTACGCGTCAAATTCACAGATATCGACTACAAAGTCTAcaccgacgcggcgcgctaCGTGGCTGCCGGGGAGTCGCCCTACAAGCGCCACACCTACCGGTACACGCCGCTCGtcgcctttctctgcgtgAGCAATGTTCTGCTTCACTCCTGCTGCGGCaagctcctcttcgccgccgcggacatCCTACTCTCGCTCCTCACGGAGAAGCTGCTGTTGCTGCtcttcgaggcgcgcgacaagGCGGCTCGCCCTGGAGCTGATGACCTAGGAACTGCTCCTTCCGCTACTGCGCCGCCGGTGAATGCCTCGAGTTTGttgctctcttcgctgcgcgactcaacgtcctcttcgccttcctccgtgCCCTCATCTCCCTCCTccaccgcctcctcttcccgcgcctcctcgccgctgtctccggcgtctccttcttcgggctccgccgcctcctcgcctgcaaAATGCAGCGCGTTCCTCCTGCCCGCCTTCTGCTGGACGATCtttccgctcgccgccacTGTGAGCACGCGAGGCAACGCCGATGTCATCCCTTCGCTCCtttcgcttctgcttctcttcttcctccgcacCTGTCACCTGGATGCTGCTGCCGTCTG CTACGGCCTCGCGGTGCACGTGAAAATCTTCCCAGTGGTCTACGGCATCCCAGTTCTCCTGTTTCTGCGTGGATCGCCTCCTGGAAAG CCCCTGTCTGCAGCGGATTGCGTCCTTCGTttgcctcgcctcccgcgcgcgtccgcggttCTCTCGCCGCactccttcgctgcctttCTCGTCGCACTTTTCCAGGTCGTTCGCGCGGCagcttttcttttttttctccctctttggctccctctgcggcttctccctcgcctgaACGCGACGCAGTGGCGCTTCGGGCTTTTGAGCGTAGGGACGTTCTTCGGTCTTGGAGGCATTTTTTACTTCTT ATATGGCTGGCCGTTTTTGTACGAAGCTTATCTGTACCACGTAGCTCGCGTTGACATCCGCCATaacttttctctcttcttctacTTGCTGTACCTCTCCACTAGCAATCCCTCCAGG GCGCTGGGGCTGATCACATTCGTTCCGCAGATGGCCACGTGTCTCCTCGTGGGCTGCTACTACGCGCAGAAGGGCCAGATCGAGCTCGCACTCTTTCTCCAG ACCGTCATCTTCGTCGCGCTGAACAAAGTTTGCACCTCGCAA TACTTTCTCTGGTGGCTGTCGCTGCTCCCCTTCGCGATCGCCAGCACCGACATGACTCCG cgGACCTGCTGGCACCTTCTggggcgcctcgcgcttttcCAAGGAACGAACTTCTTGTGGCTCTACTTCGGCTACGCTATCGAGTTTAAAGGCCAGCCCAGTTTCTTCCCG CCCAAGGCGCGTGAGGATGCGACCCTGTTCCTTTTTTTGTAG